One Thermofilum pendens Hrk 5 DNA segment encodes these proteins:
- a CDS encoding ABC transporter ATP-binding protein yields MPEIEVEELSFTYAGKGEPALRNVSLEVDKGEVVLLAGRSGSGKSTLLKAINGLIPHRYSGTYKGAVRVRGLTVAETPVYELSRIVGTVMQEVSKQLFLPTVADDVAFGPSNLCIEREEIERRVEEALSRLGILHLKDRDVNELSGGEKQRVAIAGVLAMKPEIILMDEPLANLDSEGVATVQEVIKSFREEGKTVVIAEHRVEEVLEVGVDRVFVMREGTIVREVERVEELANFADELKVPAEAYLPPGIVEAPRISLPHHSPGVVAVEFRNVSFSYEDKPVLKGINLEIREGERVALLGNNGAGKSTMAKLMLGLLKPTEGSVLVYGRDTHTMEVYEVAPMVGLVFQDPFSMLFAETVREEIAFGPRNLGVPPSEIPGRVEEAAERCFVKHLLDFSPFASSHGEKKRICVASILSMKPRILVLDEPTAGQDYATYTAFMEFVDSLVNAGVIKTLVLITHDTDLAVEYTDRTIVLANGEIVADGPTRKVLSDSSVLAKGKIRETSLIRLGKRLTGGNYILSRKELAMLARSRTHS; encoded by the coding sequence GTGCCTGAAATAGAGGTCGAGGAGCTTTCGTTTACTTACGCCGGTAAAGGGGAGCCAGCGTTAAGGAACGTTAGCTTGGAAGTAGACAAGGGCGAAGTGGTGCTTCTTGCCGGTAGGAGCGGGAGCGGGAAATCTACGCTTTTAAAGGCCATCAATGGGCTGATACCCCATAGGTACTCGGGAACTTATAAGGGAGCCGTCAGGGTAAGGGGGCTTACCGTAGCAGAAACTCCCGTCTACGAATTGTCGAGAATTGTAGGCACAGTTATGCAGGAGGTCTCGAAGCAACTATTTCTGCCAACAGTAGCGGATGACGTAGCGTTTGGCCCCTCCAACCTATGCATCGAGAGAGAGGAAATTGAGAGGAGGGTTGAAGAGGCGCTGAGTAGACTCGGCATACTGCACCTGAAGGATCGCGACGTGAACGAGCTGAGTGGCGGCGAGAAACAGAGAGTAGCCATAGCCGGCGTCTTAGCCATGAAGCCCGAAATAATACTCATGGATGAGCCTCTAGCCAATCTCGATAGCGAAGGTGTAGCCACGGTTCAAGAGGTGATAAAGAGTTTCCGCGAAGAGGGAAAAACAGTCGTAATAGCGGAACACAGAGTTGAGGAAGTTCTGGAGGTAGGGGTGGACCGGGTCTTCGTGATGAGAGAGGGAACCATAGTTAGGGAGGTGGAGAGAGTAGAGGAGCTCGCCAACTTTGCGGATGAACTGAAGGTTCCAGCAGAGGCTTACTTGCCCCCGGGCATCGTGGAGGCTCCACGCATCTCTCTGCCGCATCACTCTCCGGGGGTAGTCGCCGTAGAGTTTAGGAATGTGAGCTTTAGCTACGAGGACAAGCCCGTACTCAAAGGGATAAACCTTGAGATACGCGAGGGGGAGAGAGTCGCGCTTCTCGGAAACAATGGCGCCGGTAAAAGCACAATGGCGAAGCTCATGCTCGGCTTGCTTAAACCTACGGAGGGTAGCGTCCTGGTCTACGGACGGGATACCCACACGATGGAAGTCTATGAAGTCGCGCCGATGGTCGGGCTAGTGTTTCAGGATCCTTTCAGCATGCTATTCGCGGAGACCGTGCGAGAAGAAATAGCATTTGGGCCTAGAAATCTGGGAGTTCCGCCCTCCGAGATACCTGGGAGAGTGGAGGAGGCGGCGGAGAGGTGCTTTGTGAAGCACTTGCTCGACTTCTCCCCCTTTGCGTCTAGCCATGGGGAGAAGAAGAGAATATGCGTTGCCTCAATACTATCTATGAAGCCAAGGATTCTGGTGCTGGACGAGCCTACAGCGGGGCAGGACTACGCTACATATACTGCTTTCATGGAGTTCGTAGACTCCCTGGTAAACGCCGGCGTCATTAAAACACTTGTACTAATAACGCATGACACCGATCTCGCAGTGGAATACACAGACAGAACAATAGTGCTTGCTAACGGAGAGATAGTGGCAGACGGACCAACTAGGAAAGTGCTTTCAGACTCCTCTGTGCTTGCAAAGGGGAAGATTCGTGAGACAAGCCTTATTAGGCTAGGCAAAAGGCTCACCGGTGGAAACTACATCTTGTCGAGAAAAGAACTAGCTATGCTAGCACGTAGCAGGACGCATTCGTAG
- a CDS encoding ECF transporter S component, translated as MGTTLKESSGVKRRISTQDVALVAVMAALANVLGFFAIPGPWNIQFSMTGIPILLVAFTRGPLLGALTGLLGGYVQAVKYGWEGYVVYTAIQGGVAGFFAKKVRLLRVLAPPFFFFGGFFLTWWVDQMRYGKVTFEDLVSMTQRAVAAGPETGLAVPYVSIVSGVVAAAVAALLVLRFPENRRLLLTLAGCMGAIAYVPYDAFALYVVQQYPWIPTWFVLAKDLVQDFVAAGITASILENKRVRRLLGGA; from the coding sequence TTGGGTACCACCCTTAAGGAAAGCTCGGGTGTAAAGAGAAGGATAAGCACGCAGGACGTTGCCCTCGTCGCCGTTATGGCTGCTCTCGCCAACGTCCTGGGCTTCTTCGCTATACCTGGCCCCTGGAACATACAGTTCAGCATGACCGGGATCCCGATACTTCTAGTAGCCTTCACGAGAGGCCCTCTGCTAGGAGCCCTTACAGGCCTCCTCGGCGGCTACGTCCAGGCGGTGAAGTACGGGTGGGAGGGCTACGTTGTCTACACAGCCATACAGGGCGGCGTGGCAGGCTTCTTCGCGAAGAAGGTGAGACTGCTCAGGGTACTAGCGCCTCCATTCTTCTTCTTCGGCGGCTTCTTCTTAACGTGGTGGGTCGACCAGATGAGGTACGGCAAGGTGACCTTCGAGGACCTAGTATCAATGACCCAGCGAGCCGTGGCGGCAGGTCCGGAGACCGGGCTGGCCGTGCCCTACGTCTCCATAGTCAGCGGCGTTGTGGCAGCGGCGGTAGCCGCCCTGCTGGTCCTAAGGTTCCCCGAGAATAGAAGGTTGTTGCTCACGCTGGCTGGCTGCATGGGGGCCATAGCCTACGTGCCCTACGATGCCTTCGCCCTCTACGTTGTGCAACAGTACCCGTGGATCCCCACGTGGTTCGTGCTGGCAAAGGACCTAGTCCAGGACTTCGTAGCGGCAGGCATCACGGCCAGCATACTCGAGAACAAGAGGGTTAGGAGGCTACTGGGGGGTGCGTAG
- a CDS encoding ABC transporter ATP-binding protein: MGEVVRVENLSFSYPNGRRALDSVSLSISQGEFVAVMGPSPSGKSTLVYALSGLIPHCVKGEIKGSVKVDGLDTREHPVAELAKRVGVILQDPEAQLLELRAVDEVALPLENLGVPAEEIRLRVGEALEMVGLRGYEERSPSELSGGEKQRLAIASVLALRPKVIVLDEPTANVDPPGTLQVYETLKRLNEEHGLTVIVVENKVEVARRYAKRAVLMEGGRVVADGEPSKVLRSDVLARLGLDARPARRPAKARAGSRGREVVRFEEVSFRYPDGTLALDHVDLTLREGEVVFLMGRNGSGKSTLVKHMNGLLKPSSGRVLVDGCDTRTCPTYRLSRIVGLVFQNPAHQIVGESVYDEIAMGLRHLGVGGDDVRREVARIARAFELEDKLDMIPEELSVGELKRLMIASIVAMRPKVLVLDEPMTGMTSAHSRRVLDTVLGMLGESSTIVVITHDPRLAFEYATRVVVMSRGRVVQDGSPEVLARCELLSSYLEVVPDVQVWRHNRDPQA; this comes from the coding sequence GTGGGCGAAGTAGTTAGAGTGGAAAACCTGTCTTTCTCTTACCCCAACGGGAGGAGGGCGCTGGACTCCGTAAGCCTCTCGATAAGCCAAGGCGAGTTCGTCGCGGTTATGGGTCCTTCCCCGTCCGGCAAGTCCACGCTGGTCTACGCCCTCTCGGGCCTGATACCGCACTGCGTAAAAGGCGAGATTAAGGGGTCAGTGAAGGTAGACGGGCTGGACACCAGGGAGCACCCCGTAGCAGAGCTGGCGAAGCGCGTCGGCGTAATCCTGCAGGACCCGGAGGCTCAGCTACTCGAGCTCCGGGCGGTAGACGAGGTGGCATTACCCCTGGAGAACCTGGGGGTCCCGGCGGAGGAGATAAGGCTCAGGGTCGGCGAGGCGCTGGAGATGGTCGGGCTTAGGGGGTACGAGGAGAGGAGCCCCTCGGAGCTCTCCGGGGGCGAGAAGCAAAGGCTAGCCATAGCCTCCGTACTGGCCCTCAGGCCTAAGGTCATAGTGCTGGACGAGCCGACGGCGAACGTAGACCCTCCGGGAACACTGCAGGTCTACGAGACCTTGAAGAGGCTAAACGAGGAACACGGCCTGACGGTTATAGTCGTGGAGAACAAGGTGGAGGTAGCGCGGAGGTACGCTAAGAGGGCCGTGCTCATGGAGGGAGGGCGCGTGGTAGCCGACGGGGAGCCGAGCAAGGTGCTCCGCTCCGACGTTCTCGCTAGGCTGGGGCTGGACGCCCGCCCGGCGAGGCGCCCTGCGAAGGCGAGGGCGGGTAGCCGCGGGCGCGAGGTGGTCAGGTTCGAGGAAGTGAGCTTCAGGTATCCCGACGGGACTCTGGCCCTCGACCACGTGGATTTAACGCTTAGGGAGGGCGAGGTAGTCTTCCTGATGGGTAGGAACGGTAGCGGTAAAAGCACCCTGGTGAAGCACATGAACGGTCTTCTCAAGCCGAGCAGCGGGAGGGTGCTCGTCGACGGCTGCGACACTCGGACGTGCCCTACTTACAGGCTGTCGAGGATAGTGGGGCTGGTTTTCCAGAACCCGGCGCACCAGATAGTAGGGGAGAGCGTGTACGACGAGATAGCGATGGGGCTCCGGCACCTGGGTGTAGGCGGGGACGATGTTAGGAGAGAGGTCGCGAGGATCGCCAGGGCGTTCGAGCTGGAAGACAAGCTGGACATGATACCGGAGGAGCTCAGCGTCGGTGAGCTCAAGAGGTTGATGATAGCGTCGATCGTAGCGATGAGGCCCAAGGTCCTAGTCCTCGACGAGCCTATGACGGGGATGACCAGTGCCCACTCGAGGAGGGTGCTGGACACCGTCCTGGGGATGCTGGGGGAAAGCTCTACAATCGTTGTCATAACACACGACCCGCGGTTGGCGTTCGAGTACGCCACGAGAGTCGTTGTGATGTCAAGGGGTAGGGTTGTGCAGGACGGCTCTCCAGAGGTGCTGGCCCGGTGCGAGCTTCTCTCAAGCTACCTGGAGGTGGTGCCGGATGTTCAGGTATGGCGGCATAACCGTGATCCACAGGCTTGA
- a CDS encoding energy-coupling factor transporter transmembrane component T family protein, with product MFRYGGITVIHRLDPRAKIVWLTSLMVIALIVIDPLYLLPPLAFAVAFLLLSRVYELKEFHSKWIMSTLLGSTLLLVLFNGLFAAVEVKKGTVLFYISFLGLKYPVTVEGFYLGVGAALRLLVIMLSFLTVAFTTYPRDLANSLEKVGLPYELTFTVALTFRFIPFLEEEARRIADALKSRGYRGFEEGGFLERLRAYSTLFTVLIVNSLSLVRRVGMVLEARCFGASPRRSSLREYRFRREDYLVVASSLLLLALYIVLRYCYGLGWLEYAHGYV from the coding sequence ATGTTCAGGTATGGCGGCATAACCGTGATCCACAGGCTTGACCCTAGAGCGAAGATTGTGTGGCTAACCTCGCTGATGGTGATTGCCCTGATAGTGATCGACCCGCTATACCTGCTACCCCCGCTAGCCTTCGCGGTAGCATTCCTCCTGCTGTCTAGGGTATACGAGCTTAAGGAGTTCCACTCGAAGTGGATAATGTCGACCCTCCTCGGGAGCACGCTACTACTAGTGCTCTTCAACGGCCTCTTCGCCGCAGTTGAGGTGAAAAAGGGCACCGTGCTGTTCTACATCAGCTTCCTCGGGTTGAAGTACCCGGTAACCGTCGAGGGCTTCTACCTAGGGGTGGGAGCCGCGCTGAGGCTACTAGTGATAATGCTCAGCTTTCTAACCGTAGCCTTCACCACGTACCCAAGAGACCTGGCGAACTCCCTGGAGAAGGTGGGGTTACCCTACGAACTGACCTTTACGGTAGCCCTAACCTTCAGGTTCATACCGTTCCTCGAAGAGGAGGCGAGGAGGATAGCCGACGCTCTCAAGTCCAGGGGCTACAGGGGGTTCGAGGAGGGAGGCTTCCTCGAGAGGCTTAGGGCTTACTCCACACTGTTCACCGTTCTCATCGTTAACAGCCTGAGCCTCGTTAGAAGGGTTGGAATGGTCTTGGAGGCCAGGTGCTTCGGCGCGTCGCCCAGGAGGAGCAGCCTGAGGGAGTACAGGTTCAGGAGGGAGGACTACCTGGTCGTAGCATCCTCCCTCCTGCTCCTAGCGTTGTACATAGTCCTCAGGTACTGCTACGGGCTGGGGTGGCTCGAGTATGCGCACGGCTACGTCTGA